In bacterium, the genomic stretch ACACGGGGCGTGGCTCAGCCTGGTTAAGAGCGCTTGGTTCGGGACCAAGAGGTCGGCGGTTCAAATCCGCCCGCCCCGACTATCCTGGCATCCCATTACCAACATAGAAAAGAAAGAGACAGTATAGGGAAGAATTTTTTCATCTATGGAGAAGGTAGGACTATGGTTGGGTCCGTATTTGTCTCCAATTCCAACAAAAAGATACGCAGAAGGAACCCTCTGTGCAAAGAATGCAAAGTCCTCACCACCCATTATAGGATGGAAGTCAACAAGATTCTGGGGTACAATACCTTTTGCTATATCTTTTACTTTCTCCACCATCCCTTCATCATTCACACAGACAGGAGAATAGTTTTTATATAAAATATCTACCTGACATCCATAAGTATTACATACTGAATATGTCTTTTTTTCTATCTCTTCTCTTATCTTATTCTGCACTTCTTCTTTAAGTGTTCTTACAGTCCCTATCAATTCAACTATTTCAGGGATGATGTTAAATGCATCCCCACCTTTAATAGAACAGATAGATACCACTGCATTATCCATAGGATTTATACTTCTGCTTACTATTGTCTGAAGTGCTGTAATAAGATACCCTGCACAAACAACAGGGTCAGCAGTAAGATGGGGAGCAGAACCATGTCCACCCTGCCCTTTTATAGTTATTTTAAAATAGTCGGTACTTGCCATTACAGGTCCTTTCCCTATCCAGATTTTATAAAGTGGAAGTTGAGGGAAAAAATGGAAACCGAGTAGGTAATCAACATTTTTTAAGACACCCTCTTTTATCATCAAGGGGGCTCCACAGGGTGGTCTTTCTTCTGATGGCTGGAAGATAAATTTTACATTTACTTTAAGTTCTTTCTCTATTCTTTTTAAAACACAAGCAATACCGAGCAATGTAGCAGTATGTCCATCATGCCCGCAGGCATGCATAATCCCTTTATTAACAGATGCAAAAGGAAGTTCTGTTTTTTCCTCAACAGGAAGTGCATCCATATCAGCCCGTAAACCAATGGTTATATCTGCACCTCTATCTATATAGCCCACAACACCTGTCTTCGCTTTAACCTCAAAAGGAATTCCTGTCTGTTTAAGAATGTTCTGGATTTTTTCAGATGTTCTGTATTCTTCAAATCCTAGTTCAGGATATTTGTGAAAATATCTGCGCCATTCAATAACTTTCTTTTCTATTCTGTTTGTTTCTGTTTTTATTTTTTTAAGTAATTCTGCTTTCATAAAACCTCTCCCCTTATCTCCTCAAAGAATAAAACATAAGCA encodes the following:
- a CDS encoding amidohydrolase: MKAELLKKIKTETNRIEKKVIEWRRYFHKYPELGFEEYRTSEKIQNILKQTGIPFEVKAKTGVVGYIDRGADITIGLRADMDALPVEEKTELPFASVNKGIMHACGHDGHTATLLGIACVLKRIEKELKVNVKFIFQPSEERPPCGAPLMIKEGVLKNVDYLLGFHFFPQLPLYKIWIGKGPVMASTDYFKITIKGQGGHGSAPHLTADPVVCAGYLITALQTIVSRSINPMDNAVVSICSIKGGDAFNIIPEIVELIGTVRTLKEEVQNKIREEIEKKTYSVCNTYGCQVDILYKNYSPVCVNDEGMVEKVKDIAKGIVPQNLVDFHPIMGGEDFAFFAQRVPSAYLFVGIGDKYGPNHSPTFSIDEKILPYTVSFFSMLVMGCQDSRGGRI